In the genome of Ptychodera flava strain L36383 chromosome 13, AS_Pfla_20210202, whole genome shotgun sequence, one region contains:
- the LOC139148601 gene encoding alpha-crystallin A chain-like has translation MSGNEKKKNVPNQFKVDDFSTFSSSSLGQPQRSPFNQQRSPFDQNLRNGFTVWDFSPSASPSDPLGRHMSLSSEGSQLLRTPSVTSVSSSNQSENDDQYWEVLLDVSLYELDEIVVRGVENRVIVHAKHEERECGLDYVSREFSRQYVLPSNVEPETVTASLLPDGVLSLKAPK, from the coding sequence ATGTCGGGCAACGAGAAGAAGAAAAACGTTCCCAATCAATTTAAAGTGGACGATTTCTCCACGTTCTCCAGTTCGAGTCTCGGTCAGCCGCAGCGATCGCCCTTCAATCAGCAACGCTCGCCATTTGACCAGAACTTGCGAAATGGCTTCACCGTGTGGGATTTTTCGCCGTCCGCGTCGCCGAGCGATCCGCTGGGGCGACACATGTCACTTAGCAGCGAAGGCTCCCAGTTGTTAAGGACACCGTCAGTGACCTCGGTTAGCAGCAGTAATCAGTCTGAAAATGATGACCAATATTGGGAAGTGCTTTTGGACGTAAGTCTTTATGAACTGGACGAAATTGTTGTACGTGGCGTTGAAAACCGTGTCATCGTGCATGCTAAACATGAAGAGAGGGAATGTGGACTTGATTACGTTTCCCGCGAATTCAGTCGCCAATATGTACTGCCGTCAAATGTCGAACCTGAAACAGTGACGGCATCACTGTTACCAGACGGTGTTCTGTCCTTAAAAGCTCCCAAATAA